In one window of Ruminococcus albus AD2013 DNA:
- a CDS encoding InlB B-repeat-containing protein, with translation MKEIRRSRRVLAGMLAVMMVAGAAPASLYEGGFLAGTAITASADETEVPQSEENEYVAYSVAGRGFNVRGKDGDNYILTTFGDGGYLTVMQVGENAAIKFEGFAYGKQYVSDGVTADVKAQLSGKVVNINYTLTNTTNETKTVKIGSWGDVSIGGDDNAPCSFSANGIKMVKQDNTIQFMLIPGGGNFTTMWYGGYRDIVDNQTVKVFENREDASTFTGDSAVAWSWTIEIPAGETVTKKAKLFAGDASFAQVSYDANGGTGDMEAMLETPESLVKLNTNNFVRDGYLFKGWDTDSAGETVVYADGADFTIPETDTVLYAVWEKIITKEPEAISPLVYNGGGQDLITAGEVKEGKLVYAMGDDEETAPEADAYSENIPGAVDAGNYYVWYEVVNDDNLVIAKPACIETVIEKADPVFTAPTANELTEDGTVQELITTSDCDGGDMLFAMTTDAETTPDEDAFGDEIPTADESGTYYVWYKVKGDKNHNDSEPACVTVTVAEGNWLIGDVNNDGKINVTDIAMAAAHVKGKRMLVKDKFKRADVNFDGVLDVSDITLIAAHVKGKKMLLQKNEIPQTEETPQTEEVSQTEEEA, from the coding sequence ATGAAAGAAATAAGAAGATCAAGAAGAGTATTAGCAGGTATGCTGGCAGTAATGATGGTAGCGGGTGCAGCACCCGCAAGTCTTTATGAAGGTGGTTTCCTGGCGGGAACTGCTATTACAGCAAGTGCGGATGAAACTGAGGTGCCACAGTCCGAAGAGAACGAATATGTTGCTTATTCAGTTGCAGGTAGAGGATTCAATGTGAGGGGCAAGGACGGAGATAACTATATCCTAACTACATTTGGTGATGGCGGTTACTTGACAGTGATGCAGGTCGGAGAAAATGCCGCGATAAAATTTGAAGGATTTGCTTATGGAAAGCAATATGTATCTGATGGTGTAACAGCAGATGTAAAGGCGCAGCTGAGTGGAAAAGTAGTTAATATAAACTATACCCTGACCAACACCACCAATGAAACCAAGACAGTGAAAATAGGCTCATGGGGTGATGTTAGTATAGGCGGTGATGATAATGCACCTTGTTCATTCTCAGCAAACGGTATAAAAATGGTCAAACAGGATAACACGATACAGTTTATGCTGATACCCGGCGGTGGAAATTTCACGACCATGTGGTATGGTGGTTACCGTGATATTGTTGATAATCAAACAGTCAAAGTATTCGAAAACAGAGAAGATGCATCGACGTTTACCGGTGACAGCGCTGTTGCATGGTCGTGGACGATCGAGATACCTGCAGGAGAAACAGTAACTAAGAAAGCTAAGCTGTTTGCAGGAGATGCAAGTTTTGCACAGGTCTCCTATGATGCCAATGGCGGAACCGGTGATATGGAAGCCATGCTGGAGACGCCAGAAAGCCTGGTAAAACTGAACACAAATAATTTCGTAAGAGACGGCTACCTGTTCAAGGGCTGGGATACCGACAGCGCAGGTGAGACTGTTGTTTACGCTGACGGAGCTGATTTTACGATACCGGAAACTGATACCGTACTGTATGCGGTATGGGAGAAGATTATCACTAAGGAGCCGGAGGCTATAAGTCCCCTGGTATACAACGGCGGCGGACAGGATCTTATTACCGCAGGTGAGGTAAAGGAAGGAAAACTCGTTTATGCTATGGGCGACGATGAGGAGACTGCACCCGAAGCTGATGCATATTCCGAGAATATCCCCGGCGCTGTGGACGCAGGTAATTACTATGTATGGTACGAGGTGGTAAATGACGATAATCTGGTGATCGCTAAGCCTGCCTGCATCGAGACTGTTATCGAAAAGGCTGATCCTGTTTTCACTGCACCGACAGCAAATGAGCTGACCGAAGACGGAACAGTTCAGGAGCTTATCACCACAAGCGACTGCGACGGCGGAGATATGCTCTTTGCAATGACCACAGATGCTGAGACAACACCTGATGAAGACGCATTCGGCGATGAGATACCTACAGCTGATGAATCGGGTACATACTATGTATGGTATAAGGTAAAGGGCGATAAGAACCATAATGACAGTGAACCCGCCTGCGTAACTGTTACAGTGGCAGAAGGAAACTGGCTGATAGGCGATGTTAACAACGACGGCAAGATCAATGTTACCGATATCGCAATGGCAGCTGCTCATGTAAAGGGCAAGAGAATGCTCGTTAAGGATAAATTCAAGAGAGCTGACGTTAATTTTGACGGCGTTCTTGATGTTTCCGATATTACACTGATCGCTGCTCATGTAAAGGGCAAAAAGATGCTTCTCCAGAAAAACGAGATACCTCAGACTGAAGAGACCCCTCAGACTGAAGAAGTTTCTCAAACCGAAGAGGAAGCATAA
- the typA gene encoding translational GTPase TypA, with protein MVREDLRNVAIIAHVDHGKTTLVDQMLKQSGTFRENQAVEERVMDSNDIERERGITILAKNTSIKYKDVKINVIDTPGHADFGGEVERVLKMVNGVLLLVDAAEGPMPQTRFVLQKALELGHKIIIVVNKIDRPDARLKEVVEEVLELLLDLDATDEQLDSPVLFCSGRDGTASLTMDGGTDMIPLFDMILNYVPAPEVEEDGGMQYLVSAIDYNEYVGRIAIGRIERGVMKVNQDVSIGDFHNTKQEYRGKIVTMYQIEGLNRVPCNEAKAGDIVCISGIENITIGDTICEFGKFEPLPFVKISEPTVEMTFSVNNSPFAGKEGKFVTTRHIRDRLFKELLKDVSLRVSETDNADTYRVAGRGEMHLSILIENMRREGYELGVSTPRVLYREIDGKLNEPIERVVIDVPEDCVGSVMEKLGSRKGELQAMNPIGSRMRLEFLIPARGLFGYKSEFLTDTKGEGIMSSVFEGYEPYKGDIPKRAQGSLVAFETGEAVTYGLYNAQERGELFISAGTQVYEGMVVGASPKSDDLVVNVCKRKHLTNTRASGSDDALRLIPPRNMSLEDALEFLADDELLEVTPKSIRIRKRTLSNQQRAKDRAKL; from the coding sequence ATGGTAAGAGAAGATCTGCGTAATGTGGCTATAATCGCCCACGTTGACCACGGCAAGACCACGCTGGTAGACCAGATGCTCAAGCAGAGCGGTACTTTCAGAGAGAATCAGGCTGTTGAAGAGAGAGTCATGGACTCCAACGATATCGAGCGAGAGAGAGGTATCACTATACTGGCGAAGAATACCTCTATAAAGTACAAGGACGTTAAGATAAACGTTATCGATACTCCCGGCCACGCTGACTTCGGCGGCGAGGTAGAGCGTGTACTGAAAATGGTAAACGGCGTTCTGCTGCTGGTAGATGCTGCTGAAGGTCCTATGCCTCAGACCCGTTTCGTTTTGCAGAAGGCTCTGGAGCTGGGTCACAAGATAATAATAGTTGTTAACAAGATTGACCGTCCCGATGCGCGTCTTAAAGAGGTAGTTGAGGAGGTTCTCGAACTTCTGCTCGACCTTGATGCTACCGATGAGCAGCTGGACAGCCCTGTACTGTTCTGCTCGGGCAGAGACGGCACTGCTTCACTGACCATGGACGGCGGTACAGATATGATACCTCTGTTTGACATGATACTGAACTATGTACCTGCTCCCGAGGTTGAAGAAGACGGCGGTATGCAGTATCTGGTATCCGCTATCGACTACAACGAGTACGTCGGACGTATCGCTATCGGTCGTATCGAGCGCGGTGTTATGAAGGTAAATCAGGACGTAAGCATCGGTGATTTCCACAACACCAAGCAGGAATACCGCGGCAAGATAGTTACCATGTATCAGATAGAGGGTCTGAACAGAGTTCCCTGCAACGAGGCTAAGGCAGGCGATATCGTATGTATAAGCGGTATCGAGAACATCACTATCGGTGATACAATATGCGAATTCGGCAAGTTCGAGCCCCTGCCTTTCGTAAAGATAAGCGAGCCTACCGTCGAGATGACATTCTCGGTAAATAACTCGCCTTTTGCAGGTAAAGAGGGCAAGTTCGTTACTACCCGTCACATCAGGGACAGACTGTTCAAGGAACTGCTGAAGGACGTATCCCTGAGAGTATCCGAGACTGACAATGCTGATACCTACCGTGTTGCGGGAAGAGGTGAGATGCATCTTTCCATACTCATCGAGAATATGAGAAGAGAGGGCTACGAGCTGGGCGTATCCACTCCCCGTGTGCTGTACCGTGAGATAGACGGCAAGCTGAACGAACCTATCGAGAGAGTAGTAATTGACGTTCCCGAGGATTGTGTAGGTTCTGTAATGGAGAAGCTGGGCAGCCGCAAGGGCGAGCTTCAGGCTATGAATCCTATCGGAAGCAGAATGAGACTTGAATTCCTTATCCCCGCAAGAGGACTTTTCGGCTACAAGAGTGAGTTCCTGACCGATACAAAGGGCGAGGGCATTATGAGCTCGGTATTTGAGGGTTACGAGCCTTACAAGGGCGATATCCCCAAGAGAGCACAGGGCTCTCTGGTTGCATTTGAGACAGGCGAGGCTGTTACCTACGGTCTGTACAATGCACAGGAGAGAGGCGAACTGTTCATATCTGCCGGTACTCAGGTATACGAGGGCATGGTAGTCGGCGCATCACCCAAGTCTGATGACCTGGTAGTAAATGTCTGCAAGAGAAAGCATCTGACCAACACCCGTGCAAGCGGTTCGGACGATGCTCTGCGTCTTATCCCGCCCAGAAATATGTCGCTGGAGGACGCACTGGAATTCCTGGCTGATGACGAGCTGCTGGAAGTTACTCCCAAGAGCATACGTATCAGAAAGAGAACACTGAGCAATCAGCAGAGAGCTAAGGACAGAGCTAAGTTGTAA
- the spoVAC gene encoding stage V sporulation protein AC, whose amino-acid sequence MQDFTDKTGITKERYKHMCAAAERGSKWYKNVPKAFIIGGLICVAGQALSAMYSAFGLGEKASAAAVSITLIFISALLTGLGIYEKIAKHAGAGTLVPITGFANSVCAPALEFRTEGYITGVGAKIFIICGPVILYGTLASIAYGLLCYFFI is encoded by the coding sequence ATGCAGGATTTTACAGACAAGACAGGCATCACCAAAGAGCGTTACAAGCATATGTGTGCCGCCGCAGAGCGCGGGAGCAAGTGGTACAAAAATGTGCCAAAGGCTTTTATTATCGGCGGGCTGATATGTGTTGCAGGGCAGGCGCTGTCTGCCATGTACAGCGCTTTTGGTCTGGGTGAAAAGGCAAGCGCGGCGGCAGTTTCCATCACGCTGATATTTATTTCCGCACTGCTGACAGGACTTGGTATCTACGAAAAGATCGCAAAACACGCAGGCGCGGGAACTCTTGTGCCGATAACGGGTTTTGCAAACTCGGTATGCGCTCCCGCTCTGGAGTTCCGCACAGAGGGCTATATCACAGGTGTGGGTGCGAAAATATTTATCATCTGTGGACCAGTGATACTTTACGGCACCCTCGCAAGTATCGCCTACGGTCTGCTCTGCTACTTTTTCATATGA
- a CDS encoding peptidylprolyl isomerase — MTLHADKAPITCENFKNLVSEGFYDGLTFHRVVDDFMAQGGDPEGTGMGGSDKTIKGEFSDNGVDNDLKHVRGTVSMARSSDPDSASSQFFICYTDCDYLDGQYAAFGEVTEGMDVVDGFTTVSRGYTDGQYAELSVPGTPITIIKAEMVDPDENGNDRVKFTVKY; from the coding sequence ATGACCCTCCACGCTGACAAGGCACCTATCACCTGTGAGAACTTCAAAAATCTGGTAAGCGAGGGCTTCTATGACGGTCTGACATTCCACCGCGTTGTTGACGACTTTATGGCACAGGGCGGCGACCCTGAGGGAACAGGCATGGGCGGTTCCGATAAGACCATCAAGGGTGAGTTCAGCGATAACGGCGTTGATAACGATCTGAAGCACGTTCGCGGCACTGTTTCGATGGCGAGATCAAGTGATCCTGACAGCGCTTCCAGCCAGTTCTTCATCTGCTATACCGATTGCGACTACCTTGACGGTCAATATGCAGCATTCGGTGAAGTTACCGAGGGTATGGACGTTGTAGACGGCTTCACAACAGTATCCCGCGGCTACACAGACGGCCAGTACGCAGAGCTTTCTGTTCCCGGCACACCTATCACCATCATCAAGGCTGAGATGGTAGACCCCGATGAGAACGGCAATGACAGAGTTAAGTTCACTGTAAAGTACTGA
- a CDS encoding DUF1700 domain-containing protein, translated as MNRLEFLTSLRYNLEKGGLPREDIEDALSYYEEIFLDAGYGSDEQTAQTLGDPETLAKEILIENGIHTEGDAAYEVGEARRAPFDDVQDVAFEEVGKEKNEQNGSYNYGYGYTANENTNTTGNGQYTSAATSGIFFDAATKANQAIGGAINEAKNAFERSFNDPTMTAEQRTTRNNTLLKIILLIVTFPLWIGVVAAVGGVLFGILAALFAIVIALVAGGFSMVISGIVSLFEYTPEGIMMIGIGMIMLGIFGLVARPGFAGIRRLAGACVNGMRSIFGKIFGKGGQRYE; from the coding sequence ATGAACAGACTTGAATTTCTTACAAGCCTCAGATATAACCTTGAAAAAGGCGGGCTGCCCCGCGAGGATATCGAGGACGCGCTCAGCTATTATGAGGAGATATTCCTTGATGCTGGTTACGGCAGTGACGAACAGACAGCTCAGACTCTGGGTGACCCCGAAACACTTGCCAAGGAGATACTTATAGAAAACGGTATCCATACCGAAGGCGATGCTGCCTATGAAGTAGGAGAGGCAAGAAGAGCGCCATTTGATGACGTTCAGGATGTTGCATTTGAAGAAGTCGGCAAGGAAAAAAACGAGCAGAACGGTTCATACAATTACGGCTACGGATATACAGCTAATGAAAATACAAACACTACCGGCAATGGTCAGTACACTTCGGCTGCAACTTCTGGAATATTCTTTGATGCGGCTACAAAAGCAAATCAGGCGATCGGCGGTGCTATCAACGAGGCTAAAAACGCTTTTGAAAGAAGCTTCAACGATCCCACAATGACAGCAGAACAGAGAACCACCCGTAATAATACTCTTCTCAAGATAATCCTCCTTATCGTGACTTTCCCCCTGTGGATAGGCGTTGTTGCAGCTGTCGGCGGTGTACTCTTCGGCATACTTGCAGCACTTTTCGCCATCGTTATCGCGCTGGTGGCAGGCGGATTTTCAATGGTGATTTCGGGCATCGTAAGCCTGTTTGAATACACTCCCGAAGGCATCATGATGATAGGTATCGGCATGATAATGCTGGGCATCTTCGGTCTTGTAGCAAGACCAGGCTTCGCAGGTATCAGAAGACTTGCAGGCGCTTGTGTAAACGGTATGCGCAGCATTTTCGGAAAGATATTCGGAAAAGGAGGACAGCGTTATGAATAA
- a CDS encoding helix-turn-helix domain-containing protein: MSISDAVAERFVGLCIERGITVNKLATLSGVTQSTVNDIVNRKAKNIGIVTIKKLCDGLDISITDFFDTDTFRSLEQELY; encoded by the coding sequence ATGAGTATTTCCGATGCTGTTGCTGAGCGATTTGTCGGGCTTTGTATTGAGCGTGGCATAACTGTAAATAAACTCGCAACATTATCGGGTGTTACGCAATCTACTGTAAATGATATAGTTAACCGCAAAGCAAAAAATATTGGCATAGTAACGATAAAAAAGCTTTGTGATGGACTTGATATAAGTATAACTGATTTTTTTGATACTGATACGTTTCGGTCGCTTGAACAAGAACTGTACTAG
- a CDS encoding peptidylprolyl isomerase → MKRNRLTKALKVMALTAVLTLTCGVFASCGNTHENEGSPKASDDRSTAVQKSEDIITSADEDITVGSFVITLREDKAPITCQNFKKLVNSGFYDGLTFHRVMDGFMAQGGDPEGTGVGGSGEHIKGEFSNNGVENDLKHVRGTVSMARSQEMDSASSQFFICYKDCNDLDGNYAAFGEVSEGMEVVDRFLNCERTLNEINELASPVYPITITQAEMISADAEGHERAMFTVEFKEVENNKA, encoded by the coding sequence ATGAAAAGAAACAGGTTAACAAAGGCGCTGAAAGTTATGGCACTGACGGCGGTTCTGACACTGACCTGCGGGGTGTTTGCTTCGTGCGGGAACACACATGAAAACGAGGGTAGTCCGAAGGCTTCCGATGACAGGAGTACTGCGGTGCAGAAAAGCGAGGATATTATCACCTCTGCCGATGAGGATATAACAGTTGGCAGCTTTGTGATCACACTACGTGAGGACAAGGCGCCTATTACCTGTCAGAACTTTAAAAAGCTGGTGAACAGTGGTTTCTATGACGGACTGACATTCCACCGTGTAATGGACGGTTTCATGGCACAGGGCGGAGATCCCGAGGGTACAGGTGTCGGCGGTTCGGGGGAGCATATCAAGGGCGAATTCAGCAATAACGGCGTTGAGAATGACCTTAAACACGTAAGAGGTACGGTATCAATGGCAAGGTCACAGGAAATGGACAGTGCTTCAAGCCAGTTCTTTATCTGCTACAAAGACTGTAATGATCTTGACGGAAATTATGCGGCTTTCGGCGAGGTATCTGAGGGCATGGAAGTTGTTGACAGATTCCTCAACTGCGAAAGGACACTGAACGAAATAAACGAGCTTGCTTCTCCCGTATACCCCATAACCATCACACAGGCTGAGATGATATCTGCTGATGCTGAGGGGCATGAAAGAGCGATGTTTACTGTTGAATTTAAAGAGGTCGAGAATAATAAAGCGTAG
- a CDS encoding dockerin type I repeat-containing protein: MQTTHKNTKKRILSTVMSAAMALTLLPSTVLTTSADNNVGSDPLGYEITGIEPYYFFYQPSDIVLGNLETGLATAAVSFAYKKAQLIESDGEVLTEIAANPEDPQIVNAEITRSMGGKELKFRVYYSDTEFIDTEIFTVITYEVTVSSEVTVLSRDTNTADAVFEANFHPIQVKVYSGTEFSYDAQISGTKFKLHLDMEDAWKTYKVRFYYGINSDEYVEASTFVEMPFIPLFDGYVQNTVIPEGEKETVVCAALNFPCKKFEVYSNGKKIYTSPANYNPDYKATAPISESYTGTDLFIRAYYESNDSAPAESIDSEIFHIVKANPSRRFTKQPNDMDITSDNITELSWATNFVPLETEFIWDNNCYFSTDDPRTNFVSAAEWFGNCSTADYRIRAYYGAGAEDYVDSAVFHSVAPEFTVEPIGGYIHTGETMNLEWDTNFKPAKLELWEDGAYYKTLDSNARSIQLDGTEASDYYIQAYYLDEEDSFIFSQSFNVQPTDKTIYNIYIDENIYLYNMTVNSLSLSAVEGDEIYVCYLGEAYTFDRWDGMLSGVTFGNESDRETSFVMPAGDVTLKYLKKVSEPDDILGDVNGSGSINITDITLTAAHVKGKKLLNSEQFARADINRDGKISVTDITKIAAHVKGKKLIAQ, translated from the coding sequence ATGCAAACCACACACAAAAACACCAAAAAACGTATCCTGAGCACTGTAATGTCGGCTGCCATGGCACTGACACTGCTGCCATCAACAGTTCTGACAACAAGCGCAGATAACAATGTCGGCAGCGATCCCCTCGGTTATGAGATTACGGGGATCGAGCCCTATTATTTCTTCTACCAGCCAAGCGATATAGTCCTCGGCAATCTGGAAACGGGTCTTGCCACCGCAGCAGTATCCTTTGCGTACAAAAAAGCCCAGCTTATCGAAAGCGACGGCGAAGTTCTCACCGAGATAGCCGCAAACCCCGAAGACCCGCAGATAGTAAATGCGGAGATCACCCGCAGCATGGGAGGTAAAGAGCTTAAATTCAGGGTATACTACTCCGATACTGAATTTATCGACACCGAAATATTCACTGTTATCACCTACGAAGTCACCGTGTCATCCGAAGTTACTGTCCTTTCAAGAGATACCAACACAGCCGACGCAGTATTTGAAGCAAACTTCCATCCCATTCAGGTAAAAGTATATTCAGGCACAGAATTCAGCTATGATGCACAGATCAGCGGGACCAAATTTAAATTACATCTTGATATGGAAGATGCCTGGAAAACTTACAAAGTCCGTTTCTACTATGGCATCAATTCCGATGAATATGTTGAAGCATCTACCTTTGTTGAAATGCCGTTTATACCCCTTTTTGACGGATATGTACAGAACACCGTCATTCCCGAAGGCGAAAAAGAGACCGTTGTGTGCGCAGCCCTTAACTTCCCATGCAAAAAGTTCGAGGTATACAGCAACGGCAAAAAAATATATACCAGTCCCGCAAATTACAACCCCGATTATAAAGCCACAGCACCCATTTCCGAATCATACACAGGCACTGACCTCTTCATAAGGGCTTATTACGAAAGCAATGATTCTGCACCTGCCGAAAGCATCGATTCCGAGATATTCCATATTGTAAAGGCAAACCCATCGCGCCGCTTCACAAAACAGCCCAATGATATGGATATAACCTCGGACAATATCACCGAACTTTCATGGGCGACCAATTTCGTTCCTCTTGAGACCGAGTTCATCTGGGACAACAACTGCTACTTCTCCACTGATGACCCCAGAACGAATTTTGTCAGCGCCGCTGAATGGTTCGGCAACTGTTCAACAGCCGATTACCGCATAAGGGCATACTACGGTGCAGGCGCAGAAGATTATGTTGACAGCGCAGTTTTCCACTCCGTAGCACCCGAGTTCACCGTTGAACCCATAGGCGGATATATCCACACAGGCGAAACGATGAACCTGGAATGGGACACCAACTTCAAGCCCGCAAAGCTTGAACTCTGGGAAGACGGTGCTTACTACAAAACTCTGGATAGCAATGCCAGATCGATACAGCTTGATGGCACAGAAGCATCAGACTATTATATCCAGGCTTATTATCTTGATGAAGAAGACTCATTTATATTCAGTCAGAGTTTCAACGTTCAGCCCACAGACAAGACCATCTACAATATCTACATAGACGAAAACATATACCTCTATAATATGACAGTAAATTCACTCTCACTCAGTGCTGTGGAAGGCGATGAGATATATGTATGCTATCTGGGCGAAGCCTATACTTTCGACAGATGGGACGGTATGCTATCGGGCGTTACATTCGGCAACGAATCTGACAGAGAAACAAGCTTCGTTATGCCTGCAGGCGATGTCACCCTCAAGTATCTGAAAAAGGTCTCCGAACCCGATGATATTCTAGGTGATGTAAACGGCAGCGGCAGCATAAACATTACCGACATCACACTGACAGCGGCTCATGTCAAAGGCAAAAAGCTCCTTAATTCCGAACAGTTTGCACGCGCAGACATTAACCGCGACGGCAAGATATCTGTCACCGATATAACCAAAATAGCAGCTCACGTAAAGGGCAAAAAGCTGATCGCACAGTGA
- a CDS encoding PadR family transcriptional regulator, which yields MGFPVNAGLLDAMVLSVVQNDDTYGYEITQFLRKAVDISESTLYPVLRRLQKNDYLETYDKEFMGRNRRYYRVTPKGNEALEEYRQEWQTHKEKVDSILMNKGADDNEQT from the coding sequence ATGGGATTTCCGGTCAATGCAGGACTGCTGGACGCTATGGTGCTTTCGGTGGTACAGAACGACGATACCTACGGTTATGAGATAACACAGTTCCTCAGAAAAGCCGTTGATATCTCGGAATCGACCCTCTACCCCGTACTCAGAAGGCTCCAGAAAAACGACTATCTGGAGACTTATGATAAGGAATTTATGGGAAGGAACCGAAGATATTACAGAGTTACCCCTAAGGGTAACGAAGCACTGGAAGAATATCGTCAGGAATGGCAGACACATAAAGAAAAGGTAGACAGTATTTTGATGAACAAGGGGGCGGACGATAATGAACAGACTTGA
- a CDS encoding dockerin type I repeat-containing protein, translated as MKKIRRSRRVLAGMLAVMMVAGAAPINLGSVGLFNTTISASAGDYAHFRPEVGNVTLHDDNSVQSITVKWQWPYGTGCNGVVMTSKPIYRTGEYVSYYGGKSTSLEDSEKNIDWETAGNKDETRSNILKDMELIDVYGSGSEPYMGSQTFEFEKGEVPIDKNDRLYFYLWTYSSGSYYPDFQLAMLDINEMKVYYGQEETLDENGNVIWTQVKFSSAFKASEGLTYNGDAQALVNISPSSAEGVTPKYAITDSDVSEAPAEDSELWQDSCTATDAGTYRVWYKTSVTEESDYKSYEPAYSDVTIEKADPVFTAPTANELTEDGTVQELITTSDCDGGDMLFAMTTDAETTPDEDAFGDEIPTADESGTYYVWYKVKGDKNHNDSDPACIPVTVAEGNWLIGDVNNDGKINVTDIAMAAAHVKGKRMLVKDKFKRADVNFDGVLDVSDITLIAAHVKGKKMLLQKNEIPQTEEEV; from the coding sequence ATGAAAAAAATAAGAAGATCAAGAAGAGTACTGGCAGGTATGCTGGCGGTAATGATGGTAGCGGGTGCAGCACCTATAAATCTCGGCAGCGTTGGGCTGTTTAACACAACTATCTCCGCTAGTGCAGGCGACTATGCTCACTTCAGACCCGAGGTTGGAAATGTAACACTGCATGATGATAACAGTGTACAGTCGATAACCGTTAAATGGCAGTGGCCTTACGGTACAGGCTGTAACGGTGTTGTAATGACTTCAAAGCCTATTTACCGCACAGGTGAATATGTAAGCTATTACGGCGGCAAAAGTACGTCTTTAGAAGATAGTGAAAAGAATATAGATTGGGAAACTGCAGGCAATAAGGACGAAACAAGAAGCAATATCCTAAAGGATATGGAACTTATTGATGTTTACGGCAGTGGCTCCGAACCTTACATGGGCTCGCAGACATTCGAGTTTGAAAAGGGTGAGGTGCCGATAGATAAGAATGACAGACTGTATTTTTATCTCTGGACATATTCAAGTGGAAGTTACTATCCTGATTTCCAGCTTGCTATGCTCGATATCAATGAAATGAAAGTCTACTACGGACAGGAGGAAACTCTTGACGAAAACGGCAATGTTATATGGACACAGGTGAAATTCAGCTCTGCTTTCAAGGCATCTGAAGGTCTTACGTATAATGGCGATGCTCAGGCTCTTGTAAACATATCACCTTCTAGTGCCGAAGGCGTAACTCCAAAGTATGCGATAACTGATTCAGACGTTTCTGAAGCTCCCGCTGAAGACAGTGAGCTCTGGCAGGACTCTTGCACCGCTACAGATGCAGGTACATACAGAGTATGGTATAAAACATCTGTAACTGAAGAATCTGACTACAAATCTTATGAACCTGCTTACTCTGATGTTACTATCGAAAAGGCTGATCCTGTTTTCACTGCACCGACAGCAAATGAGCTGACCGAAGACGGAACAGTTCAGGAGCTTATCACCACAAGCGACTGCGACGGCGGAGATATGCTCTTTGCAATGACCACAGATGCTGAGACAACACCTGATGAAGACGCATTCGGCGATGAGATACCTACAGCTGATGAATCGGGTACATACTATGTATGGTACAAGGTAAAGGGCGATAAGAACCATAATGACAGTGACCCCGCCTGCATACCTGTTACAGTGGCAGAAGGAAACTGGCTGATAGGCGATGTTAACAACGACGGCAAGATCAATGTTACCGATATCGCAATGGCAGCTGCTCATGTAAAGGGCAAGAGAATGCTCGTTAAGGATAAATTCAAGAGAGCTGACGTTAATTTTGACGGCGTTCTTGATGTTTCCGATATTACACTGATCGCTGCTCATGTAAAGGGCAAAAAGATGCTTCTCCAGAAAAACGAGATACCTCAGACTGAAGAGGAAGTATAA